The stretch of DNA AGCCTTTTATTTAAGGCTTTTTTGAATTTTATCATATTTATAATGATACGAATGATTATTCAATATTTTGAATTTGTTCACGCATTTGTTCAATTAATACTTTAAGCTCAATTGCTGATGCTGTAACATCTGCATTGATCGATTTGGAAGCGATAGTATTTGATTCACGGTTAAACTCTTGCATCATAAAATCGAGTCTACGCCCTACCGCTTCATTTTTCTTAAGGATTGAATAAGTTTCTTTTACGTGCGTTGACAATCGATCTAGCTCTTCGGCAACATCGATTCTTTGTGCTAATAAGATCAGTTCTTGTTCTAAACGATTTGATTCAAGCTCAATTTTAGCTTCATCTAATTTGGCATGTAATTTATCTTTCTGCCACTGTAAAATTTCAGGCATCCAATTACGAATTTTTATCACTTCTTGGGTTATGCCCTCTAAACGTTGGATAATCAATAACTCTAACGCGTTACCTTCTCTTTCTCTTACTTCAATAAAGTCATTAATCGCGATTTCAAGTGATGCTAAAATTTCTTGTGAAATAATATCAAGATCTTGTTCTTTCGC from Orbaceae bacterium lpD04 encodes:
- a CDS encoding YicC/YloC family endoribonuclease, yielding MIRSMTAYARKDVNASWGHAAWELRSVNQRYLETYIRLPEQLRSLEPIIREKLRSRLTRGKVECNLRFELDLANQHQELFLNKELAKQLLQAANWIRDEASTGEVNVVDVLRWPGVMSAKEQDLDIISQEILASLEIAINDFIEVREREGNALELLIIQRLEGITQEVIKIRNWMPEILQWQKDKLHAKLDEAKIELESNRLEQELILLAQRIDVAEELDRLSTHVKETYSILKKNEAVGRRLDFMMQEFNRESNTIASKSINADVTASAIELKVLIEQMREQIQNIE